The Saccharomyces mikatae IFO 1815 strain IFO1815 genome assembly, chromosome: 15 DNA window CGAAAATAAACtagaataaaatattgATAGTGTAGATAGAGGAACGTAACCTTatgtatattaatattataagCCTAATTCGAATCACATTGtttataaaacaaaacCTATTCACACAATGTGTCCTAAAAATAAGGTTTCTATTGCATATTATGTTGGTTAAGGGTGCTGGCAGTTTCCTTTGGTGTAATACTGCGGTGGACAGCGAGTATAAGAGACTGATGCGTATATTCAGAGTGAAGTAAAGCGAGTAGCAGATCCATCAAAAGGTGCTGTCCAATTTCTTGAACGCTGATACTTTATCCAAAAAAACTAATGTTTTGACGATCtggttttcttctctttaatAAAATGATACTTTCTAATctgtatttttcaaaaaagtataaTGCACAGCTTTGTACcactatatatatatcaagtAGCAGATGAATACAGtactatttcttcttcaaactGCCTAACACAACTTCCACCCTAAAATTACTTTGTTCCAATAAGTTAGCCATATCTTCTaaagaataaaacaaaGATAATCAGTGCTATTTCTCGATACTTTGTAAAACTGTTCCAGCTTCAGCTTTGCAGATTCCTAAATCTGTGAGTAGGGCTTCAAGTGTATAGTATCCAAATGATGCAATTACCTTCAACAAAGTCGTAAtccaaaaagtttttctaAGATTTACCCATTTCTTAGTTTAGTTTGCTAAACAGgaacaaaaatatcaccTGGTGAAGGCgctgatgaaaattttgcaTGCTACGAAAGAAGCATTGTCGTatacaaaattattcaaaaaccCATTGATTAATCAAAAGaatcttttacttttaacCAAAGTTCGGAGATGTTGTCAATTCAATATCAGGTGTGAatcaattttatttttcatttgaataTGAAGGAAATAATTGATAAACAACTACGCCtcgtaaaaaaaaaaaaaagtataataGAACTACTTCGGTAAGCAATTAGAGCCTTGTAACTAATTTGATGCGTTTGTTAAGCACTTAAAgtttatcatcatcatacGTATTCATGCGATGAACAAAACTTTGAGCTTAACGTTGTGTATTACATCGCTCTTATTGACCCTTTTCCTGGCAGCTTTGGATATTGTTATAGTTGTTACTTTATATGATACTATTGGCATTAAGTTCCATGACTTTGGGAATATAGGCTGGTTAGTTACTGGTTATGCTCTTTCTAATGCGGTTTTCATGTTATTATGGGGCCGCCTAGCTGAAATACTTGGTACTACGGAGTGCTTAATGATATCTGTTGTTATATTTGAAATTGGGTCTTTGATTTCAGCTCTGTCAAACACAATGGGAACTCTAATTGGTGGAAGAGTCATTGCAGGATTCGGTGGAAGTGGGATTGAATCACTTGcttttgttgttggaaCGTCCattgttcaagaaaactatAGAGGAATAATGATAACAGCACTTGCTGTGTCATATGTCATCGCAGAGGGAGTAGGACCATTCATTGGTGGAGCATTTAATGAACATTTGTCTTGGAGATGGTGCTTTTATATCAATCTTCCGATCGGAGCGTTTGCATTCATAAGTTTGGCTTTTTGCTGTGCATCTGGGGGAAAATGGCTTTCCAAAAAGTGGTTACTATCAAAAATCAATAGTATTACCAGTTATAAATACtatgaaattttcaaagcAAGCTTTTGGAAAAAGGTATTCCAGATACTTGTATTTAAGCTGGACATGATCGGGATTATTTTATCATCAGCAGGCTTTACATTACTGATGTTAGGTCTTTCATTTGGTGGAAACAATTTCGCATGGAATTCGAGTATcattatttccttttttacTCTGGGTCCCATTCTGTTGATATTGTTTTGTGCTTACGACTTTCATATTCTACCATTACTGGGTGTTCACTACAAAAGTAAGTATGCCAGACCACTACTGACATGGAAAATTGCGTCAAATGCTGGGATATTCACAAGTTCCATAACAGggttcttttcttgctttGCTTATGAATTACAGTCTGCTTATTTGGTCCAGCTTTATCAGCTGGTATTGAAGAGAAATTCTATGTTGGCAAGTATCCATCTTTGGGAACTATCAATTCCAGCCATGATTACAACCATGGCCACAGCATATCTGAACGCAAAATATGGAATCATTAAACCAGCAATTGTTTTTGGCGTGCTTTGTGGGATCGTTGGGTCGGGTATATTTACGCTAATTAATGGAGAAATTTCTCAATCAATTGGTTATTCTCTTCTACCAGGAATTGCTTTCGGTAGCATTTTCCAGGCAACTTTATTAAGCTCTCAGGTACAGATAACACCTGATGACCCAGACTTTCAGAACAAGTTTATTGAAGTTACAGCTTTTAACTCGTTTGCTAAATCCTTgggattttcttttggggGAAATATTGGGGCCATGATATTCACAGCATCGCTCAAAAATCAGTTGCGTTCTTCCAATGCAAATTTGCCACAATTTACGTCCATTGAAACACTTTTAGCTTATAGAACAGAAAATTATGATGGCCCCCAGTCTTTGCTATCGCAGTTCATCAACACAGCTATCCACAACGTTTTCTACTGTGCTTTAGGATGCTATgctctttcatttttctttggcgTATTTACTTCAAGCAAAAAAACATCAGTATCAGTAAAGAAACAACAATGAACACGTTTATGGTGTATAGTTGACATAAAATTAACTGATTATCGTTAATTTTAGAATACGGAGAGCATCCTGTATCTAATATTACGAGATCAAACGATACtgtctttcattttctgtCTGTGATCGTTACTATAAAGTGAGCTAGATTAATCCAAGCAGAGTTTATGTCAAGTTATTTAGGAGACAGTCATGCAAGTTTCAGGATACAACAAAAGCCTATAATAACTCAATATGAGGATGTAACCATGACTATGAATACCTTTACTAGATTATTATCAAGCTTCTGGACTCTATCAAAATTGAATCCTGTTTGTGATGTGTACGCCTAAAATTCACTTTAAATACAAAACTTCATATTAATCCTTTTCTAATGGATTTGTCGGAATAAGAACCAACTACAATAAAACAATCACTAGTATTACAGATTAATGGTATTGTTCATGgtttcaaaatattatcACATATATTCTAGGTGGATGACGTAAAATATGAGACCAGTAGACTACAGTTGAAGCGTGggaattgaaaatataaCAAGATCAGTAAATCTCAGCATATGAAACGAAGCCAGGAAGGATCACATCATTATGTAAGACTACTAATTCCTCTTCACGGATTCACAAACTTTTAAAAACCATcctagtatattctatgTACATCATTTACCGCTTTTACGATAATAGTATGAAAGCGATAATCTTAATACTCAAAAATCCTTTAAGTTCATTATTAAAGTTTTTTGCCGAATGTAAGCTCACCACTTCCCCTTGGTTTTCTGAAATAATGCTATATAAAAGCATTCTTCAGAGGAAGTGCTACAGTACACAGACAGTTATAAGTTTTGTTATTCTCATTGTgtgcaattttttttaatcaTAGTGAATAGGATTACTAAATTATCGACAGTTATTACATAAACCGTTgagatttttgtttttatattgatatttctgGAAGCTTTAACTTGCAGCGCCACCTCTAAAAGCTAtaccaaaaataaagtataaaaatttgttgGTAAGTACAAAAAGATCCAATTTACAATTTGAGGTAGTCGCACCTCACTTAGGTGAAGTGTTTACTTCTTTTCCCTTTGAAATGTTCAGGGACATTTATATGTGCTGCTCTGATTTTGTACATCGTTCTTGGCgtacttttctttccaaatctTCATAAAATGTTGAGTTGATTCAGTAATACCAAATGAAAACATGCTGTTAAAACAATTTAAATCATTGCTACGTTATTTAAAATGGTTGGATTACCGTATTTTGTTTCGTCAATAAAAGATCATAATTAATGGGATATAATATCACTCGAGTAACATTTCAATGATCAACAAGGCTATCGAAATCCAATCTAAGGATAATATGCTTTTGTGTGGTTTTTGTGTGGATGTTTGCAGTCACATTCATATACCGTTTTCGATATAGTAACCAAGGTGAAGAGTTGATTGAGAAAGATTGGCTTTGCGTACTTCGGTGCGAGTTTATGCCAATGGCTATTGAGAGGATTTATAATAGCTCGAGATGAGATTGCCGTAGGTGGCGGTTATTTAGCTGATCAGAACGAATTACATTTAAACgttaaaatatcatatatgGGTATATGTCTTTTTCGTTACAAGTAATTGCCCAGGAGGGTCTAGAGATTTTATTCGTCAATTTCGGTTCCTAAAAAAGGGTATATCCCCATTACTACATTTTCATATCTACCCTTCTCTTACAACAATGTTTTATCACATTTACCGATGAACAATTTGTTCTCCAAGTTAAGTTTTACCTATCTTCAGTCAATTAAAAGCTAGACACAACTTATTCAGTAAGAAcataaaatgaaaaggaaaatttcGTTATGTTCAATTATAACTTAGTTTATTTTAGATATGAGAATATATGTTTGTATACAATTTCTATTCCATCTAGGAGCTACCGTAATATattataaataaaatacttTTCACGTTCCTTGATTCGTTTCTCtctaaaaaatattattttttgat harbors:
- the SGE1 gene encoding Sge1p (similar to Saccharomyces cerevisiae SGE1 (YPR198W)), which translates into the protein MNKTLSLTLCITSLLLTLFLAALDIVIVVTLYDTIGIKFHDFGNIGWLVTGYALSNAVFMLLWGRLAEILGTTECLMISVVIFEIGSLISALSNTMGTLIGGRVIAGFGGSGIESLAFVVGTSIVQENYRGIMITALAVSYVIAEGVGPFIGGAFNEHLSWRWCFYINLPIGAFAFISLAFCCASGGKWLSKKWLLSKINSITSYKYYEIFKASFWKKVFQILVFKLDMIGIILSSAGFTLLMLGLSFGGNNFAWNSSIIISFFTLGPILLILFCAYDFHILPLLGVHYKSKYARPLLTWKIASNAGIFTSSITGFFSCFAYELQSAYLVQLYQLVLKRNSMLASIHLWELSIPAMITTMATAYLNAKYGIIKPAIVFGVLCGIVGSGIFTLINGEISQSIGYSLLPGIAFGSIFQATLLSSQVQITPDDPDFQNKFIEVTAFNSFAKSLGFSFGGNIGAMIFTASLKNQLRSSNANLPQFTSIETLLAYRTENYDGPQSLLSQFINTAIHNVFYCALGCYALSFFFGVFTSSKKTSVSVKKQQ